GGCGGCACGGTGGTCGGGACGGCGGTCTCCGTCTCCAACGACATGACCGAGGGCATCATCGCCCGCTTCCGCACCATGGCGATCCACCGCCCGTCGATCCTCGTCGGACACGTCGTCGGCAGTGTGCTCCAGTGCGTCATGAGCGTGGTCCTCGTCGGCGCCGTCGCCGTCGCCATCGGCTTCCGCGCCACCGACGCGACCGCCCTCGAATGGCTCGGCGCCTTCGGTCTGACCGCCCTGATCGCCTTCGCGCTCACGTGGATCGCCGTCGGCATGGGCCTGGTCTCCCCCAACGCGGAGGCCGCGAGCAACAACGCCCTCCCGCTGGTCGTCCTCCCCCTGATCTCCAGCGCGTTCGTCCCGATCGCCGCGATGCCCGGCTGGTTCCAGCCGATCGCCGAGTACCAGCCCTTCACCCCCGCCATCGAGACCCTCCGCGGCCTCCTCCTCGGCACCGAGATCGGCCACAACGGCTGGATCGCGATCGCCTGGTGCGTCGGCCTCACGACCCTCGGCTACCTCTGGTCGAAGTCCGTCTTCAACCGCGACCCCGCGTAGTCCGCGCGGCCGCCTCCGAGGCCACCGGCCGCCGCCCGGGCGGCGTACCCGACACCCGTCGGCGTACGCCGCCCCCGCCGCGTTCCGCCGCCTACCGCCCTCGCGTCGACCGCCCTTCCGTGTCCCTACGCTCCGCCTCGCGCCGCTCGTCGTCGCGGATGCGCGCGAGCAGGCTCTCGTAGCCGGCCCGCCGGTCCGGGCGGGCGTGGGAAGCCGACCTGCGCAGGAGGGGGACGGCCTCCGGTCCGGCGCGCAGCACGGCCTCCTCGGCCGCCCGCCGTACGGTGGCCCGGCCGTGGTCGAGGAGCGCGACGAACGCGGGGACCGCCGGCCGCCACCGCGCCTGGGACAGCACCCGGATCGCGGTGCGCACCACGTCCGGCTGCGGGTCGCCCAGCAGGACCTCGGTCAGGCGCAGATGCGCGTCCCGGTCGAGCAGCGCCCGCGAGGTCCGGTGCGCGTGCAGCCGTACGCCGGTCTCGGGGTGGCCCAGCAGCTCCCGCAGCGCCGTTTCGAGGCGGTCCGGTCGAAGGGTGGCGGAACGCTCCGTCAGGTGGGCCAGGGTGCGCCGGACCCGCGGCGGTTCGGGCGACCGGAGCAGGGCGACCAGCTCGTCGTCGGTGGGACCGGAGGGGCGCGGGGGGACGGGGACGGGCGCCCGCTGCCGTAGCGCGCGCAGCGCGGCCGCCTGCTGCCCGGCGGCCTCCGGGCCGTGCAGCGGGCCGTCGACGAGGTCGAGCCCGGCCTCGGGGTGCCGCGTGCGCAGCCGGTCCAGGACGGGGGTGCGCAGCAGGCGGCGGTTGGCGACCAGGTCCAGCAGGCCCGTCGCCCCCGCCGCGAGCCGGGGTTCCAGGTGTGCCGCCAGGGCGTCGGCGGGCAGGCGCCGCAGCGCGCCGAACGCGTCCGCCCGTGCGTCGCCGTCCTCCGCGTGCTCCCACAGGTGGAGGAGGACGGGGAGGAGGGGCTGGAGTTCGCGTGCGCCGAGGGCGGTGGCGGCGATCCGCGCCACCCGGTCGGGCCGCACCCCGGCACCGCGCAGGGTCTCGGGATCGGCTTCCGTCAGCGCCCGGCCCAGCGCGGTCCGCAGGGCGGGGTCGGCGGGCTCGTCGGTCCTGCCCCGCAGATGGGCGTCGAGGGCGGCGGCGCGGGCCTGCGGTTCGGGCCAGGCGAGAAGGGTGTGTGCGGCCGTGTTCCGGCGCTGCCTGCTGTCGGAGCCGAGCAGCGCCAGGAGTCGCTCGCGTTGGGCGGCGGACCGAGGTTGGTCCAGGTCGGCGGGGCGCGGGACACGGGGGGCGGAGTCCGCCGCGTGGGCCTCCTCCGCGAGGGTCCACGGCGGGGCACCCAGCGGCTGGAGGTCCGTCATCCAGTCGAGGAGCGCGTCCCGGACGTCGGGCGTGGCGCCGGTGTGGAGGCCGGCGAGCGCGGCGAGCAGGTCACGCGAACCGACGGCCGCTCCCCGCTGCCGGTACGCGGCCAGCTCGCGCACACTCCTTGTGGCGGCGGCGAGTTCGCCGTACCAGGACGTCGGCGCGTCGGACCGGTTGTCGGGCCGGGCGATCCCGAACGCCTCCCGCAGCACCGCCGCCCGGGCCCGCGCCGCGTCGGACGCCCGTGCGGCGGCGCTGAGTTCGCGGTCGAGGTCGGCGCGGACGACGACGGCGCCGGCTCGCCGGAGCAGCGGCAGGGTGGACCGCCGGCCGGGAGCGCGCGGCGGCAACGCCCGTACGCCGAAGATGACTTCGGCACCGACCGGCGGGCGGTCCGCGATCTCCTCCAGAAGGCCGAGGATCCCGTCCCGCCGCTCCCCCTCCGCCTCGGCCAGGCCGTCGAGCAGCACCGTCACGTGCCGGGCGAGCACGTCGCGTTCCCGCGCCGTGCGGGGGGCGGGGCAGACGCCGTCCGGCAGGACGGCGAGGACCGCTCGGCGGGCCCGTGCCGAGGCGGTGGCGAGGGCGAGCCACTCGGCGAGGTACGGGCGGGTCGGGCGGAGGCGGGCGGCGGGCGCGGGCCGTGCGGCCAGGCGGAGGGCGGTGTCGGGGTCCCAGCCGTCCCGCGTCAGGCGCGCGATGTCGGTCCCGTCCGGGTCGGGATCCGGGCCCGCGGCGAGCGCGGCGAGGAGCCGCTCGCGGACGCGGGCGTCCGCCGCCTGGTCCGCCGCGGCGGTGACGGCGGCGGCGAGGGTGTCGCCGAGGAGGGCACGGAGGGCGTCGACGAGGAGGGCGCGCAGGCCGGGGTTGTCGTCGCGGCCGAGGCGGTGGAGGAGGCGGGGTACGGCGCGGGCGGTCCCGGCGGTGGCGAGGGCGCGGGCCGCCGTCTTGCGGACGTTCGCCTGGGGGTGGTCGAGGCAGGCGGCGATCGCGTCCGACGCCCAGCGGGCCCCGGCGTCCCCGAGGGCGCTCAGCGTCCGGCGTACGGTCTGCGGGTCCCGGTCCGGTCCGGTCAGCGCGAGCAGCGTCGCCGACACGGCTTCGACGCCGTCGCCGTCGGCGTCGCGGGCGAGGAGGGCGACGGCGTGCTTGCGCACGTGCCGGTCGGGGTGGCGCAGGAGGGGGTGCACCCGGCGCCGGATCGTCCGGTGCGGCGCCTCGGGGAGGTCGAGCAACAGACGCAGCAGGACGGTCCGTTCGCCGGCCGTGAGCCCGGGCCGGGCCAGGAGCCCGAGGGTCAGGTCGGTGACGAGCGCGGACCCGGCGGCTTCGGCGTCCCTGGCGTCCAGCAGGCACACCGGCCGGATCCGGCCGCGCGCGTGCAGCCGCCGCCCGAGCCGGCACAGGGCCGTGACGGCCTCCGGAGGCACCGTCGGCTCCTCGTCCGGTACGGGCTTCGCGCCGCCGGGCTCCCACGCCGAGGCGGCCTCTCCGGCGATCCGCAGCAGCAGGTCGGCGAGGACGGGCAGGAGGCCGGGGCCGGCGTGCTCGGCGAGCCGGGTCAGGGCGTCGGCGGGCCGGTCGGGGTCCAGATGGGCGGCGAGGAAGGCGAGTTCGCGCTCGTCGGGGCCGCCCAGGTCGGCGGCGACCCGGGCGGGCAGCGCGGCGGCGTCCATCCGGACGAGCAGTTCCCGCCGGACGGCGGGTTCCGTGGCCAGCAGCCAGACCAGCTCCAGGGCCCGCTGCCGGTGGGCCCGCAGGGCCCGCTCGACGCCCCCCGGTTCGGGGACGGCGTCGGCCCGTGCGCAGGCGTCGAGGCCGAGGGCCGCGCCCAGGACGCGTACCGTCCGCTCGCCGCCGACGGCCTCCAGCGCGTCGAGCGCGTCCGCGGGCGCGTGCGGGAGGGCGGCGAGGACGGCGTCCTCGGTGCCGGGGTCGCGGAGCGCGCGGAGGGCGCGCAGGAACGGCCCGGGGGCGGCGGCGAGCGGCAGGAGGCGGGCGATCTCCGCCGCTACGGGCAGGCCGCCGACGCCCTGTTCGTCCAGCGCGACGAGCAGGTCCAGCCGGCGCGGCCAGGCGGGATCGTCGGGCGCGGTCTCGGCCGCCAGCCGCAGCACGTCGTGCCGGGCGGTGAAGAGGACGGTCGCCACGGCGCGAACCGGGACGGTGTGGTCGGCGAGCGCGAGGTCCAGCACGGCGGGGACGTCCGGGCCGGTGGCGAAGTGACCGCGCCGGTGCATCGCGCGCAGACACTCCACGGCGGGTCCGGCGAGCAGCAGCGGATCCTGCCCGGCGAGCCGCAGCACGGCCGGCACGTCGCCACGCAGCGCCGTCTCCCCGTAGAGGGCCAGGGCCCGCTTCCGTACGCGGGGCGCCTGGTCCGGATCCGCCGCCGCCCGCCACAGCGGCTCCCCGTGCCCGTGGGCGACGGCGGCGGTGAGCGCGGCGTCGGCCGTCGCGGGCCGGAACAGTCCGGCGAACCGGTCGGCCGGCAGCGGCGGCACGACCGCCCACGGCTCGGCGAGGGCGGCGAGGGCCCGGTTCACGACGCTCCCGGATCGCGACCCGAGCAGCCCCGTCAGCGTGTCCCGCACGAAGCCGGCGCCGAGCACCCCCGCCCGCAGCCCCTCCCCGGCCAGCCGCACCGCCTCCCCCTCCAGCACGGCGTCCCGGCTCCCGGCCAACTCCCCGGCCAGGCGGCCCACATGAGCGCAGTCATCCGCCCCCAGCCCCCGGACGGCCTGGTACAGCGCCTCCCCG
The Streptomyces roseofulvus genome window above contains:
- a CDS encoding ABC transporter permease — encoded protein: MSTLSLAVRDSSTMLRRNLLHARRYPSLTLNLLLTPVMMLLLFVYVFGDVMSAGMGGADRAAYVAYLVPGILMMTVGGTVVGTAVSVSNDMTEGIIARFRTMAIHRPSILVGHVVGSVLQCVMSVVLVGAVAVAIGFRATDATALEWLGAFGLTALIAFALTWIAVGMGLVSPNAEAASNNALPLVVLPLISSAFVPIAAMPGWFQPIAEYQPFTPAIETLRGLLLGTEIGHNGWIAIAWCVGLTTLGYLWSKSVFNRDPA
- a CDS encoding HEAT repeat domain-containing protein, producing MALAVAPEGPPDGWREWGGEVLVPSVRVASLRAEIVREPAVLRGEERGEALYQAVRGLGADDCAHVGRLAGELAGSRDAVLEGEAVRLAGEGLRAGVLGAGFVRDTLTGLLGSRSGSVVNRALAALAEPWAVVPPLPADRFAGLFRPATADAALTAAVAHGHGEPLWRAAADPDQAPRVRKRALALYGETALRGDVPAVLRLAGQDPLLLAGPAVECLRAMHRRGHFATGPDVPAVLDLALADHTVPVRAVATVLFTARHDVLRLAAETAPDDPAWPRRLDLLVALDEQGVGGLPVAAEIARLLPLAAAPGPFLRALRALRDPGTEDAVLAALPHAPADALDALEAVGGERTVRVLGAALGLDACARADAVPEPGGVERALRAHRQRALELVWLLATEPAVRRELLVRMDAAALPARVAADLGGPDERELAFLAAHLDPDRPADALTRLAEHAGPGLLPVLADLLLRIAGEAASAWEPGGAKPVPDEEPTVPPEAVTALCRLGRRLHARGRIRPVCLLDARDAEAAGSALVTDLTLGLLARPGLTAGERTVLLRLLLDLPEAPHRTIRRRVHPLLRHPDRHVRKHAVALLARDADGDGVEAVSATLLALTGPDRDPQTVRRTLSALGDAGARWASDAIAACLDHPQANVRKTAARALATAGTARAVPRLLHRLGRDDNPGLRALLVDALRALLGDTLAAAVTAAADQAADARVRERLLAALAAGPDPDPDGTDIARLTRDGWDPDTALRLAARPAPAARLRPTRPYLAEWLALATASARARRAVLAVLPDGVCPAPRTARERDVLARHVTVLLDGLAEAEGERRDGILGLLEEIADRPPVGAEVIFGVRALPPRAPGRRSTLPLLRRAGAVVVRADLDRELSAAARASDAARARAAVLREAFGIARPDNRSDAPTSWYGELAAATRSVRELAAYRQRGAAVGSRDLLAALAGLHTGATPDVRDALLDWMTDLQPLGAPPWTLAEEAHAADSAPRVPRPADLDQPRSAAQRERLLALLGSDSRQRRNTAAHTLLAWPEPQARAAALDAHLRGRTDEPADPALRTALGRALTEADPETLRGAGVRPDRVARIAATALGARELQPLLPVLLHLWEHAEDGDARADAFGALRRLPADALAAHLEPRLAAGATGLLDLVANRRLLRTPVLDRLRTRHPEAGLDLVDGPLHGPEAAGQQAAALRALRQRAPVPVPPRPSGPTDDELVALLRSPEPPRVRRTLAHLTERSATLRPDRLETALRELLGHPETGVRLHAHRTSRALLDRDAHLRLTEVLLGDPQPDVVRTAIRVLSQARWRPAVPAFVALLDHGRATVRRAAEEAVLRAGPEAVPLLRRSASHARPDRRAGYESLLARIRDDERREAERRDTEGRSTRGR